In Taeniopygia guttata chromosome 2, bTaeGut7.mat, whole genome shotgun sequence, one genomic interval encodes:
- the PCMTD1 gene encoding protein-L-isoaspartate O-methyltransferase domain-containing protein 1 isoform X2: MKILLKVGGILVMPIEDQLTQILRTGQNTWESKNILAVSFAPLVQPNRKDNGKHDTVGLPPCAVRNLQDLARIYIRRTLRNFINEEMKAKGIAQKAPPKRKRRRCRRRRINTYVFVGNQLIPQPLDSEEDERMEDDNKEEEDKDHSEALKPEEPPRNLLREKIMSLPLPESLKAYLTYYREK, from the exons ATGAAAATTCTATTAAAAGTTGGAGGAATATTAGTAATGCCTATAGAAGATCAG ctAACACAGATCTTGAGAACAGGACAGAACACATGGGAAAGTAAGAATATCCTTGCTGTTTCGTTTGCTCCACTAGTGCAACCAAATAGGAAAGACAATGGCAAACATGACACAGTAGGACTGC CTCCATGTGCTGTTAGGAACCTCCAGGACCTAGCTCGGATATATATCAGACGCACTCTTAGAAACTTCATAAACGAGGAGATGAAAGCCAAGGGTATTGCTCAGAAGGCTCCTCCAAAACGCAAACGCAGGAGATGCCGTAGACGCAGGATTAACACCTATGTGTTTGTTGGTAATCAGCTTATTCCTCAGCCTCTAGATAGTGAAGAAGATGAAAGAATGGAAGATGATaacaaagaggaggaggatAAAGATCACAGTGAGGCCTTGAAGCCAGAAGAGCCTCCTCGAAATCTGTTGAGAGAGAAGATTATGAGTCTACCGTTACCCGAATCTTTAAAAGCATACTTGACCtattacagagaaaaataa